The Streptomyces cathayae DNA segment TGACGGGCGGGGCACCGACCGGGGGGAGGTACGACCGGCTGCTCCACGCGGTGGCCCGGAGCACCCCCCTCACGGAGGGGCGCACCCTGATCGCCGGGCCGCCGGACATGGTCCGTTCGGTGGCGGCCGGGCTCGTCCACGCCGGGCATCCCGCCGACCGCATCGCCCACGACCTGCTGCCGTCCGGTCCGCACGTCCTGCCACGGTCCGCCCGGGGGCACGGGCCGGCCGGGGACCTCACACCTCCGGGGCAGCAGATCCCCGCCTGAACCGGCCACCGCGGCAGGCGGCTGTGAGGGGCAGCCGGCCTGCGCGGCGAACGCCTCGTGGGCCCGGTCGTCGAAGAGGACGAACCGCACTTCCTCGACCGGCGTCCGCGTCGCCCGCACCGCCTCCACGGCGATCCGGGCGGCGTCCTGGACGGGCCGTCCGTAGACGCCCGCGGAGACCGCCGGAAAGGCCACCGTGCGGGCCCCGAGTTCGTCCGCCACCCGCAACGACTCGCGACAGCACGAGGCCGGCAGCTCCGATGATTCAGTTTTCCAACGCAGGCTGCAACACTGACGGTTGGCACGTCGCACGATCTTCACCGTGTGTCCGAGAGCACCCACCTGATCCCGAAAGGCAGCACACCATGCCCCCTTCCGAGACGGCAGCCCTCAGCCCCGCCATCCTCCTGGCGGCCATGCCCTTCGCGACACAGCTGGGCATCGAACTCCACGAGGCCGCCCCCGACCGGACCACAGGCAGTCTGCCCTGGTCCCCGGAGGCCTGCACCGCGGGCGGAATCCTGCACGGCGGAGCCCTGATGGCGCTGGCCGACTCCGTCGGCGCGGTCTGCGCCTACCTCAACCTCCCGCCGGGCGCCGGGACGTCCACGGTCGAGTCCAAGACCAACTTCCTGCGGGGAGTGGCCTCCGGGCGAGTGCACGCCACGGCCCGCCCCCTGCACGTCGGCGGCACCCTCGTCGTCGTGCAGACCGACCTGCGGGACGACAGGGACCGGCTCGTGGGGCAGACCACCCAGACCCAGATCGTGCTCGCCGCGAAGGACGGCGCCACCAACTGACCCCGCCTGCGGGGACGGCACCGGACACCCGCACGCTCGACAGACCGCCTGCCGGCTGCCGCCGGAACGTCAGTGGGTCATTTCACTGGCACAGATCTTGGGGAGCGGTCGCGGAGGGTCACCCGAGTCCATCATCGCCGGAAGCAGTGTTCGTCCGGTGTTTTTGGAGCCGAGTCACCTGTGAGCCGGACGGCGCGTGCCACGATGGGCCCATGAGTGATGAGCGCCGGGGCCTACTTGCTGAGAAGACGCCCTTCCCTGACGACTTCGATGATCGGCTGCATGCCCAGCTCACCTTTCTCGTCGAGGTGGACCATCTCAAGACCATCCTCCGTCAGTCCCCCCTCGCTGCGGCGGACCGCCGAGAGAACGATGCGGAGCACTCGTGGCATCTGGCGATGATGGTGGTGATCCTCGCCGAACACTCCGACCAGCCCATCGACGTAGGGCACACCGTTCAGCTCGTTCTCCTGCACGATCTGGTGGAGATCTACGCCGGTGACACCCCCCTGTACGACAGTGCCGCGGGAAGCGACCAGCACGAACGGGAAGTTGCCGCGGCCGACAGGCTCTTCAGACTGCTGCCAACGGATCAAGCTCAGCGCATGCGGGCGCTCTGGGACGAATTCGAGGAACGTCACACTTCCGAAGCCAAATTCGCCAAAGCGATGGACCGGCTGCAGCCACTTCTCCTCAACTGGATGGCGCGCGGCGGTACATGGCGCACTCCGGGCGTCACCGCCGACGACGTCCGGGCCCGCAAGGCAGTGATCGGGGAGGCATCCGCCTCCCTGTGGAGTGCCGGGCGACGTCTCATCGACGAGGGCGAAACACGCGGCTGGTCGAGACGTGCCACACCCCGGGGGTGACGGGGTATTACCGCAGATGGCCGACCTCGCCGGACCACGCCTTCGCGGCGGCCCTGGACGCGCTGTGCCGCCTGGCGCTGTCGGATCCGCCGCAGGGCGATCGGTGGCAGGTCGTGCCGCACGAGCAGCCTCGGGTGGGACCCGGGCCGAGCTCATGCGTCAGCGCTCTGTGGCGGTCAGCCGGCCTGTGCGGCGAACGCCTCGTAGGCCCGGGCGTCGAAGAGGACGAAGCGGACCTCCTCGACGGACGTGCGAGTTCTGCGCACCGTCTCGACGGCGATGCGCGCCCCGTCGTCCAGGGGCCAGCCGTAGCCACCGGTGGACACGGCCGGGAAGGCGACCGTGCATGCGCCCAACTCGTCGGCCACGCGGAGGGATTCGCGGTAGCACGAGGCCAGCAGCTCCGAGCGGTCCTCCTCGCTGGTGAACACCGGGCCCACCGTGTGGATCACCCAGCGGGCGTTCAGGGCGCCCGCGGTGGTGGCGACGGCCCGGCCGGTGGGCAGGCCGTCGCTGTGGAGGGAGGCGCGCAGGCGGCGGCACTCCTCGAGGATCGCGGGGCCGCCGCGGCGGTGGATCGCGCCGTCGACGCCGCCCCCGCCGAGGAGGGAGGAGTTGGCCGCGTTGACGATGGCGTCGACGTGCTGGCGGGTGATGTCGCCCTGGACGAGGGTGAGGGTGGTGGTCATGACCGGCGCAGCCTCCTCCAGACGGCCTTCGCCGCGTTGTGTCCCGACATGCCGTGCACGCCGGGGCCGGGCGGGGTGGCCGAGGAACAGATGAACACGGCCGGGTGCGGGGTGTTGTACGGGAAGAGGGAGAGCTTGGGGCGCAGCAGGAGCTGGAGGCCGCTGGCCGCGCCGGAGGCGATGTCGCCGCCGACGTAGTTGGCGTTGCGGGCAGCGAGTTGGGGTGGGCCGGCGGTGGCGCGGGCCAGGACGCGGTCACGGAACCCCGGGGCGAAGCGCTCCAGTTGGCGTTCGACGGTGTCGGTGAGGTCGCCGGTCCAGCCGTTGGGGACGTGGCCGTAGGCCCAGAAGGTGTGCCGGCCGGCCGGGGCCCGGGTGGGATCGGCGACGCTGGGCTGGACGGTGATGAGGAACGGCCGCTCGGGGGCGCGGCCCTCGCGGGAGGCGGCGCGCAGGGCGGTGCCGATCTCGGAGCTGTCCGCGCCGATCTGCACGGTGGTGGCCCTGCGGGCCTCGGGCGCGGTCCACGGCACCGGGCCGTCCAGCGCGTAGTCGATCTTGAAGACGCCGGGTCCGTAGCGGTAGTTCGCGTAGTGGTCGCCGAAGCCGGCGATGCGGGCCAGGGCGGTGGGCGAGGTGTCGAAGACGTACGCCCGGGCCGGGGGCAGGTCGTCCAGGCGCTTGACCTCGTAGTCGGTGTGGATCGCGCCGCCGAGGTCCTTCAGGTATCCGGCGAGGGCGTCGGAGATGGCCTGGGAGCCGCCGCGGGCGACGGGCCAGCCGCGGGCGTGCGCGGCGAGGGCGAAGACCAGGCCGATGGCGCCGGTGGCGAAGCCGCCGAGGGGGGCGATCACATGGGCGACGAGGCCGGCGAACAGGGTCCTGGCCCGCTCGTCGCGGAAGCGGCGCATCAGCCAGGTGGAGGGCGGCAGTCCGACGAGGCCGAAGCGGGCGAGGGTGACCGGGTCGCGGGGCAGCGCGGTGAGCGGCAGGGACATGAAGTCGCGGGCCAGGGTGTCCCATCGGGGCAGGAAGGGTGCGACCAGGCGGCGGTACGCACCGGCGTCGCGCGGGCCGAAGGAGGCGGCCGTCTCGCCGACCGACCGGGACAGCACGGCCGCCGTGCCGTCCAGGAAGGGGTGGGCCATGGGCAGGTCCGCGTGCAGCCACTCGAGGCCGTAGCGCTCCAGCGGAAGGGCCCGGAACGCGGGTGAGTTGATGCCCAGCGGGTGCGCCGCGGAGCACGGGTCGTGCCGGAAGCCGGGCAGGGTCAGTTCCTCGGTGCGGGCGCCGCCGCCGACGGTGCCCCTCGCTTCGAACAGCGCGACGGAGAAGCCGCGCCGGGCCAGCTCCGCGGCGGCGGTCAGTCCGTTCGGCCCCGCTCCCACCACGACCACATCGAGCATCGACACCACCTTCGGGCTCCTTCGTCAGCCGACGGCAACCGGAGGGTCAGGATATGCCGGTGGGCCGGCACCGCCCCGGGTCCGGGGCAACATCCACCGGGGCCCGGGGCGACGGCGCCTCGGCCGGCCGTGCCGCCGGCCGGGGGGTCAGGCCCCGCCCGACAGCAGTCCCACCACCCTGCGGGCCGTGGCCTCGTCGCGGGCCGCGGTGAAGGGGAGGTCGTTGCCGCCCGTGATGCGGAAGGGGTCACCGGCGCGGGTCAGGTGGGCGCCGCCCGCCTCCTCGACGAGGAGCAGGCCCGCCGCGTGGTCCCAGGCGGCCTCCCAGCAGAACGCCGTGCTGTCCGACTCGCCGCGGGCGACGGCCAGGTACTCCAGTCCGGCCGAGCCGCAGGAGCGGGGCGCCACGCCGTCCGTCCGCAGGCCGAGGAGGGAGCGCTTCTGCTCTTCCGTGGTGAAGTCCGGGTGGGAGGTGGCCACCCGCAGGTCGCGGCCGGGGTCCGGGGAGCCCGCGTGCAGTCGCGTCCCGTCCAGGAAGGCGCCCTGTCCGCGGACGGCGGTGGCGAATTCCTCGCGGGCGGGGGCGTAGGTCCACGACGCGTGGATCACTCCCCCCTGGGCGAGGGCGACCAGGGTGCAGAATCCGGTGTCGCCCTGCACGAACTGCCGGGTGCCGTCGACGGGGTCGACGATCCACACCGGCGCCTCCCCGCGTATCCCCTCGTACGACGCCGGGTTGTCGTGCACCGCCTCCTCGCCCACCACGACGGAGCCGGGGAGCAGGGCGCGCAGCGCCTCGGTGAGGTACAGCTCGGACTGCCGGTCGGCGTCGGTCACCAGGTCGTGCGGGCCGGACTTGCGGTCGATCTCGTGGTCGGCGAGCCGGCGCCAGCGCGGCATGATCTCCTGTGCGGCCGCCTTGCGGACGGCTTCCTCCACGTCGACGGCGTACCGGGTGAGAAACTCTTCGATGGTTTCGTTGTCCTCGATCATGTGCTCCATCAGAACATGTCCCACTGACAAACCCCACCTGCCTGGTGCACTCCAGGTGGTAACCACATGAATATGGGCCCTCGGCCCGGGAGAGTATGGGCTCGGCGGCCCACCGCACGGCCCCGCGCGCCGCTCGGCCCCGCGCACCGCACGGTCCGGGGCGTCGAGCCGGCCGAGGGCTTCCGCATCAGGCGCGATCAGCCGCGACCAGCAGAGGTCAGTCGCGGCGCAGCAGGGCGAGTTCCCCGTTCATCTCCGCGAGGAACCGGACGATCACGGTGAGCTCCTCGGGTGTGAAGCGGCCCCGCGCGATGTCCGTGCTCCGCGCGAGCGGCCGGAAGTAGTCCCTGATCAGCCCTCTGGCCGGCTCCGCGAAGTGCAGGTGGACCACGCGGCGGTCGTCGGCGGCCCTGACCCGCTGGATGTGTCCCACCCTCTCCAGCCGGTCGATGCACGCGGTGACGGCGCCGGAGGTGAGGTTGAGCTGTCTGCGCAGTCTGCCCGGCGTCATGGGCTCGGTCGAGCCGTCCTGGCCGGCGTCCAGGATCGCGACCAGGGCCTGGACGTCGGTGGGATGCAGGCCGTGCGCCTGGGCGAACTCGTGGGCGACGCGGTTGAACTCGTTGTTCATCCGGCGCAGCAGGACGGCGAACGACTGCAACCCCGTGGGGTCGTCTCCGGGAAGAGGTACCGAAGGGGCGCCTGAGTCATTCATGATCCCAGTATAAGATCACTCGACAATCGAGATACTCATTCATCGACTTACCTCTTCCACTGTGAGGAACCCTCATGAGAACCGCACCGCGCCGGGCCCGCTGGCTCGTACCCCTCGTCCTCCTGCTGGTCTGGCTGGGTGTGGGCGGAACGCTCGGGCCCTACGCGGGCAAGCTGGGCGAGGTGGCCACCAACGACCAGGCGTCGTTCCTGCCGCAGAGCGCCGAGTCCACCCAGGTCCTCGAGGCCCGTGCGGCGTTCGCCCAGGCCGAGACCCTCCCGGCCATCGTGGTCTGGACGGCGGACGGGGCCCGGGTCACCGAGGCGCAGCGGGCGGCCGCCACCGAATCCGTCGGCGCGCTCGCCGGAAGCCCCGGTGTCGTCGGCAGGCCCTCGCCCGCCCTGCTCTCCGACGACGGCCAGGCCCTGCAGGCCGTCGTCCAGCTCGAGCCCGGCCTGGACGAGGAGTTGCCCGCGGTCCTCGGGGAGGTGCGCGCGGCGGCGCAGCAGGTGCCGGGCACCGAGGCGCAGATCGCCGGCCCGGCGGCGAGCCAGGCCGACCTGTCGGACGCGTTCGCGGGCATCGACGGACTGCTGCTGGGTGTGGCGCTCGCCGCCGTGCTGGTGATCCTGCTGCTCGTCTACCGCAGCGTCCTGCTGCCGTTCGTGATCATCCTCGGCTCCGTCTTCGCCCTGGGACTGGCCTGTGCCGTGGTGTACGCGCTGGCGCAGCGGGACATCGTCCAGGTCGACGGGCAGGTGCAGGGCATCCTGTCCATCCTGGTGATCGGCGCCGCGACCGACTACGCCCTGCTCCTGGCCGCGCGCTTCCGCGAGGAACTCGCCGTGCGCGGGGACCGGGCCGCGGCCGCCCTGGTGGCGGTGCGGCGCTCGTTCGGTGCGATCACCGCCAGTGCCGCCACGGTGGCGCTCGGGCTGCTGGCCCTCCTGGCGAGCGACCTCACGAACAACCGCGCGCTCGGACCGGTGGGCGCCATCGGCATCGTGTGCGCCGTGCTCACCACGCTCACCTTCCTGCCGGCCGTGCTGGCCCTGCTGGGCCGTACCGCCTACTGGCCCACTCGCCCGAAGGCGTCGGACGCGTCCGCGGAGGGCCACCCGGTGTGGCTCCGGGTGGCCGCGCGGGTGAACGCGCGTCCGCGCTTCGTCTGGCTCGTGACCGGACTCGTCCTCACCGCCCTGGCGGCCTTCTCCCCCACGCTGTCCGCCAAGGGGGTGCCGCTCGACGAGATCTTCGTGAACGACGCCCCCTCCGTCGCCGCCCAGGAGACGGTCGGCAGGCACTTCCCCGGTGGCTCGGGCAATCCGGCGGTCATCATCGCCGACGCCGACCGTGCCGACGCGGTGACGGCCGCCGCGAAGGACACCGAGGGCGTGGCATCGGCCGGCGCGGTCTCCGCCTCGGGGCGGCCCGGGGCCGGTGAGCCGCAGGTCGTCGACGGGCGGGTGCGCATCGACGCCACGCTCGACGCGGCAGCGGACAGCGACGCGGCCAAGGAGACCATCGAGCGGCTGCGCGAGAACGTGCACGCGGTCCCGGGGGCCGACGCGCTGGTCGGCGGGTACACGGCGCAGCAGTACGACACCCAGCAGACCGCCG contains these protein-coding regions:
- a CDS encoding PaaI family thioesterase, whose product is MPPSETAALSPAILLAAMPFATQLGIELHEAAPDRTTGSLPWSPEACTAGGILHGGALMALADSVGAVCAYLNLPPGAGTSTVESKTNFLRGVASGRVHATARPLHVGGTLVVVQTDLRDDRDRLVGQTTQTQIVLAAKDGATN
- a CDS encoding inositol monophosphatase family protein produces the protein MIEDNETIEEFLTRYAVDVEEAVRKAAAQEIMPRWRRLADHEIDRKSGPHDLVTDADRQSELYLTEALRALLPGSVVVGEEAVHDNPASYEGIRGEAPVWIVDPVDGTRQFVQGDTGFCTLVALAQGGVIHASWTYAPAREEFATAVRGQGAFLDGTRLHAGSPDPGRDLRVATSHPDFTTEEQKRSLLGLRTDGVAPRSCGSAGLEYLAVARGESDSTAFCWEAAWDHAAGLLLVEEAGGAHLTRAGDPFRITGGNDLPFTAARDEATARRVVGLLSGGA
- a CDS encoding O-acetyl-ADP-ribose deacetylase, whose amino-acid sequence is MTTTLTLVQGDITRQHVDAIVNAANSSLLGGGGVDGAIHRRGGPAILEECRRLRASLHSDGLPTGRAVATTAGALNARWVIHTVGPVFTSEEDRSELLASCYRESLRVADELGACTVAFPAVSTGGYGWPLDDGARIAVETVRRTRTSVEEVRFVLFDARAYEAFAAQAG
- a CDS encoding MMPL family transporter — encoded protein: MRTAPRRARWLVPLVLLLVWLGVGGTLGPYAGKLGEVATNDQASFLPQSAESTQVLEARAAFAQAETLPAIVVWTADGARVTEAQRAAATESVGALAGSPGVVGRPSPALLSDDGQALQAVVQLEPGLDEELPAVLGEVRAAAQQVPGTEAQIAGPAASQADLSDAFAGIDGLLLGVALAAVLVILLLVYRSVLLPFVIILGSVFALGLACAVVYALAQRDIVQVDGQVQGILSILVIGAATDYALLLAARFREELAVRGDRAAAALVAVRRSFGAITASAATVALGLLALLASDLTNNRALGPVGAIGIVCAVLTTLTFLPAVLALLGRTAYWPTRPKASDASAEGHPVWLRVAARVNARPRFVWLVTGLVLTALAAFSPTLSAKGVPLDEIFVNDAPSVAAQETVGRHFPGGSGNPAVIIADADRADAVTAAAKDTEGVASAGAVSASGRPGAGEPQVVDGRVRIDATLDAAADSDAAKETIERLRENVHAVPGADALVGGYTAQQYDTQQTAAHDRTVIVPVVLGIILLILIVLLRSLLVPVLLVATVALNFLATLGVSSLVFEHLLGFSGTDASVPLYGFVFLVALGVDYNIFLMSRVREEALAHGSRQGVLRGLTTTGGVITSAGVVLAATFAALMVIPLAFLVQIAFIVAFGVLLDTLVVRSLLVPALVIDIGPRAWWPSVLARGDSRPEEEPQTADRRPA
- a CDS encoding MarR family winged helix-turn-helix transcriptional regulator; amino-acid sequence: MNDSGAPSVPLPGDDPTGLQSFAVLLRRMNNEFNRVAHEFAQAHGLHPTDVQALVAILDAGQDGSTEPMTPGRLRRQLNLTSGAVTACIDRLERVGHIQRVRAADDRRVVHLHFAEPARGLIRDYFRPLARSTDIARGRFTPEELTVIVRFLAEMNGELALLRRD
- a CDS encoding HD domain-containing protein, whose translation is MSDERRGLLAEKTPFPDDFDDRLHAQLTFLVEVDHLKTILRQSPLAAADRRENDAEHSWHLAMMVVILAEHSDQPIDVGHTVQLVLLHDLVEIYAGDTPLYDSAAGSDQHEREVAAADRLFRLLPTDQAQRMRALWDEFEERHTSEAKFAKAMDRLQPLLLNWMARGGTWRTPGVTADDVRARKAVIGEASASLWSAGRRLIDEGETRGWSRRATPRG
- a CDS encoding phytoene desaturase family protein, yielding MLDVVVVGAGPNGLTAAAELARRGFSVALFEARGTVGGGARTEELTLPGFRHDPCSAAHPLGINSPAFRALPLERYGLEWLHADLPMAHPFLDGTAAVLSRSVGETAASFGPRDAGAYRRLVAPFLPRWDTLARDFMSLPLTALPRDPVTLARFGLVGLPPSTWLMRRFRDERARTLFAGLVAHVIAPLGGFATGAIGLVFALAAHARGWPVARGGSQAISDALAGYLKDLGGAIHTDYEVKRLDDLPPARAYVFDTSPTALARIAGFGDHYANYRYGPGVFKIDYALDGPVPWTAPEARRATTVQIGADSSEIGTALRAASREGRAPERPFLITVQPSVADPTRAPAGRHTFWAYGHVPNGWTGDLTDTVERQLERFAPGFRDRVLARATAGPPQLAARNANYVGGDIASGAASGLQLLLRPKLSLFPYNTPHPAVFICSSATPPGPGVHGMSGHNAAKAVWRRLRRS